Proteins found in one Plectropomus leopardus isolate mb chromosome 9, YSFRI_Pleo_2.0, whole genome shotgun sequence genomic segment:
- the LOC121948324 gene encoding phospholipid phosphatase-related protein type 5-like: MLYFQVVILAATVMLVYYCEFTDTFSPAQQGFICRDPTLTKPDPGPEQDSRVQPVILYSVVGGLPVVLISGVELIIFLLHYNSNNLYDQEKVVVMGDCCYVNPMVRRTFRFLGVYVFGLFTTDIFVNAGQLVTGCLAPHFLSVCQPNYTALGCLEAALFVSQSDACTGDPDDIMRARKTFPSKEAALSLYTAVYLAMYIMCCVGSRGGRLTGPLLSLSLVSLAVLTGINRVAEYRNHWSDVIAGQTIGGAIAVFLVVFVVQYFRKRPVISQSPSDAGTADTDEASPQRNHTMETSVKYNVTQTPGSITEVT; this comes from the exons ATGCTGTACTTCCAGGTGGTGATCTTGGCAGCGACAGTGATGCTGGTGTACTACTGTGAGTTCACTGACACGTTCAGTCCGGCACAGCAGGGCTTCATCTGCAGAGACCCGACTCTAACCAAACCAGATCCTGGACCTGAACAGGACAGCCGAGTGCAGCCAGTCATACTGTACTCTGTAGTGGGAGGACTGCCTGTTGTGCTG atttcaggtgTCGAGCTCATTATCTTCCTCCTTCACTACAACTCAAACAACCTCTACGACCAGGAGAAGGTGGTTGTCATGGGTGACTGTTGCTACGTCAACCCCATGGTGCGCAGGACCTTCCGTTTCCTCG gTGTGTATGTCTTCGGTCTGTTTACAACAGACATCTTTGTCAACGCAGGTCAGCTGGTCACAGGATGTCTGGCTCCTCACTTCCTATCTGTTTGCCAGCCCAACTACACCGCCCTCGGCTGCCTCGAAGCAGCGCTCTTTGTCAGCCAATCAGATGCTTGTACTGGtgaccctgatgacatcatgagAGCCAGAAAGACTTTCCCGTCCAAAGAGGCTGCGCTGAGTCTGTACACAGCTGTGTATCTGGCA ATGTACATCATGTGCTGTGTGGGCTCCAGAGGAGGCCGTCTGACTGGCCCCCTCCTCAGCCTCTCATTGGTCAGTCTGGCCGTGCTAACAGGCATCAACAGAGTGGCCGAGTACCGAAACCACTGGAGTGATGTCATCGCAGGACAAACCATCGGGGGAGCTATCGCTGTCTTTCTG GTGGTGTTTGTGGTTCAGTATTTTAGAAAGAGACCTGTGATTTCTCAGAGTCCGTCAGACGCAGGAACAGCTGACACTGATGAAGCTTCACCccaaagaaatcacaccatGGAAACCAGCGTCAAATACAACGTTACACAG ACTCCAGGATCTATCACAGAAGTCACATGA